One Streptococcus gallolyticus subsp. gallolyticus DSM 16831 DNA window includes the following coding sequences:
- a CDS encoding GA-like domain-containing protein produces MKTSRSEVTYLILSIILIAFGAGIYLIFGNNYASTSSSQTTTAVSSSSSTSEEELEANAEALLAEAQANPTSEAVTNAQAAINKLSDESKKTDLQSQLDAVSAEVTNESNAETAVATAESEQTSANVTAAQAAIDVLTNETVKDQLQARLDAVSNAIAAATTQSNTTSGDSTYSTYDNTYSDSTVTNSDSYGY; encoded by the coding sequence ATGAAAACCTCAAGAAGTGAAGTTACTTATCTCATTCTTAGCATTATTTTAATTGCTTTTGGAGCTGGTATTTACCTAATCTTTGGTAACAATTATGCCAGCACATCAAGTTCACAAACAACTACTGCTGTCTCATCTTCATCATCTACTAGCGAAGAAGAGTTAGAAGCTAATGCAGAAGCATTGCTCGCAGAAGCACAAGCCAATCCTACGTCAGAAGCTGTTACCAATGCCCAAGCAGCCATTAATAAACTTTCTGATGAAAGTAAAAAAACAGATTTACAATCACAATTGGATGCTGTCTCTGCTGAAGTAACCAATGAAAGCAATGCGGAAACAGCTGTTGCAACGGCAGAATCTGAACAAACAAGCGCAAATGTCACTGCGGCACAAGCAGCAATTGATGTTCTAACAAACGAAACCGTCAAAGACCAACTTCAAGCTCGTTTGGATGCTGTTTCTAACGCTATCGCAGCAGCAACTACACAAAGCAATACTACTTCAGGTGATTCAACATACAGCACTTACGATAATACTTATTCTGATTCGACTGTCACTAATAGCGATTCTTACGGATATTAA
- a CDS encoding Na/Pi cotransporter family protein, whose amino-acid sequence MSVNWQEIAFNFFGGLGLFLFSIKYMGDGLQQAAGDRLRYYIDKYTSNPFLGILVGLAMSALIQSSSGVTVITVGLVSAGLLNLRQAIGIVMGANIGTTVTSFLIGFNLGDYALPMIFVGAALLFFTSRRSLNNIGRIIFGVGGIFFALNIMSDAMEPLKSVSAFQDYLATLGDKPIMGVLIGTGLTMLIQSSAAIIGILQGLYAGNLLDLQGAIPILLGSNIGTCITAVLASIGSNIAAKRVAAAHVLFNVIGTVLFMILLLPFTSLMEWMQSSLDLTPAMTVAFAHGTFNITNTILLFPFIGTLAYIVTKLIPGQDEVAKYEAIYLDKILLKQAPAIALGNAKKELIHLGAYATQAFEAAFLFVETSNEKYADKTQKFEDTINNVDEELTKYLIELSSEQLNQHESEILSSLLDSSRDLERIGDHSIGLVRLMEHNISKDITFSPAAVKEIDQLYHETHRMILDALKVVIDNDRELADELVERHKDIAHLERRIRKNHIKRMNNGECTPLAGINFIDLITPCTRITDHALNLVEKVIEDQI is encoded by the coding sequence GTGTCAGTAAATTGGCAAGAAATTGCTTTTAATTTTTTTGGAGGTCTAGGGCTCTTTCTCTTCAGTATTAAATACATGGGAGACGGTTTACAGCAGGCTGCTGGAGACAGACTTCGTTATTATATTGATAAATATACGAGTAATCCTTTTCTAGGAATTCTTGTTGGTTTAGCCATGTCAGCTTTAATCCAATCAAGTTCAGGAGTGACGGTTATTACTGTTGGGCTTGTGTCAGCGGGACTTTTGAACCTTCGACAAGCAATTGGAATCGTCATGGGTGCCAATATTGGAACAACGGTAACATCATTTTTAATTGGGTTTAATCTAGGAGACTATGCGCTACCGATGATTTTTGTTGGTGCTGCCTTGTTGTTCTTTACATCACGTCGAAGCTTGAATAACATTGGACGTATTATTTTTGGTGTTGGGGGAATTTTCTTTGCACTCAATATCATGAGTGATGCAATGGAGCCTTTAAAATCTGTTTCAGCTTTTCAAGATTACCTAGCAACCTTGGGCGATAAGCCAATTATGGGGGTTCTGATTGGGACAGGCTTAACCATGCTTATCCAATCATCAGCTGCCATTATTGGAATTTTACAGGGCTTGTATGCTGGTAATTTGCTTGACCTTCAAGGAGCGATTCCGATTCTTTTAGGAAGTAACATTGGGACGTGTATCACAGCTGTTTTGGCATCAATTGGTTCGAATATAGCAGCTAAACGTGTGGCAGCTGCCCATGTCCTTTTCAATGTGATTGGAACTGTGCTGTTTATGATCCTTCTTTTGCCATTTACAAGCTTAATGGAATGGATGCAATCAAGCCTTGATTTAACACCAGCGATGACTGTAGCCTTTGCCCACGGAACATTTAATATCACTAATACCATTCTTTTGTTCCCATTCATTGGAACATTGGCTTATATTGTGACAAAACTAATTCCTGGACAAGACGAAGTAGCGAAATACGAAGCAATCTATCTCGACAAAATTTTGTTGAAACAAGCACCAGCTATCGCACTCGGAAATGCTAAAAAAGAACTTATTCACTTGGGTGCTTATGCGACACAAGCTTTTGAAGCGGCATTTCTATTTGTAGAAACGAGTAATGAAAAATACGCTGATAAGACGCAAAAATTTGAAGATACGATTAATAATGTCGATGAAGAATTGACCAAATACCTCATTGAGTTATCAAGTGAACAATTGAATCAGCATGAAAGTGAGATTCTTTCAAGTCTTTTAGATTCATCACGTGATTTGGAACGTATTGGTGACCATAGTATTGGTTTGGTTCGTTTGATGGAACACAATATTTCAAAAGATATTACGTTTTCACCAGCGGCAGTTAAGGAAATCGACCAACTTTACCATGAAACGCATCGTATGATTTTGGATGCTTTAAAGGTTGTTATTGATAATGATCGTGAATTGGCTGACGAATTGGTGGAACGTCATAAAGATATTGCGCATTTGGAACGTCGTATTCGTAAGAATCACATCAAACGCATGAATAATGGTGAATGTACACCGTTGGCAGGTATTAACTTTATTGACCTCATCACACCATGCACACGCATTACTGACCACGCTTTGAACTTAGTTGAAAAAGTCATTGAAGACCAAATTTAG
- the nagA gene encoding N-acetylglucosamine-6-phosphate deacetylase produces MTKYIKADEFYYPYQVKKAGYLAIEGDTFGDWQAEVPSDADIIDYTGYSIAPGLVDTHIHGFAGADVMDNSKEALETMSHALLGAGVTSFLPTGLTASFETLDDICRTAADFAGQESGARIQGLFFEGPYFTEKYKGAQNPSYMRNPSIVELDQWLESSKGLLRKIALAPERDDVADFINHAKEKNVIVALGHSDATYEQAANAVEAGASVWVHAYNGMRGLNHREPGMVGAVYELPNTYAELICDGHHVHPSACDILMHQKNYDHVALITDCMSAGGLKDGDYMLGEYPVTVEKGTARLKSNGALAGSILQLKDAVKNVVNWGIASKAQAISMASLIPAISVGIDDKCGQIKKGHQADFIVLDKELDLQATYLGGEKVWNA; encoded by the coding sequence ATGACAAAGTATATTAAAGCAGACGAATTTTATTATCCTTATCAAGTGAAAAAAGCTGGTTATCTTGCTATCGAGGGAGATACTTTTGGAGACTGGCAAGCAGAAGTACCAAGCGATGCTGACATCATTGATTATACGGGTTACAGCATTGCTCCTGGTTTAGTTGACACTCATATTCACGGTTTTGCTGGTGCTGATGTTATGGATAACAGCAAAGAAGCTCTGGAAACCATGAGTCATGCCCTTTTAGGAGCAGGAGTGACTAGCTTTTTACCAACTGGTTTGACAGCGTCATTTGAAACTTTAGATGATATTTGTCGTACGGCAGCTGATTTTGCAGGTCAAGAAAGCGGTGCACGTATTCAAGGGCTTTTCTTTGAAGGACCATATTTTACGGAAAAATACAAAGGGGCTCAAAATCCTTCCTATATGCGTAATCCGTCAATTGTTGAACTAGACCAATGGTTGGAAAGTTCAAAAGGTTTGTTAAGAAAAATTGCTTTGGCACCAGAACGTGATGATGTGGCTGATTTTATTAATCATGCTAAGGAAAAAAATGTGATTGTTGCTTTAGGGCATTCTGATGCGACTTATGAACAAGCGGCAAATGCTGTGGAAGCTGGTGCTTCAGTTTGGGTTCATGCCTATAATGGTATGCGTGGACTTAACCACCGTGAACCTGGTATGGTTGGTGCGGTTTATGAACTCCCAAATACCTATGCTGAATTAATCTGTGACGGACATCACGTTCATCCGTCAGCGTGTGATATTTTAATGCACCAAAAAAATTATGACCACGTTGCCTTGATTACGGACTGCATGAGTGCAGGCGGTCTTAAAGATGGTGATTATATGCTTGGCGAATACCCTGTTACTGTCGAAAAAGGAACAGCACGTTTGAAATCAAATGGTGCTCTTGCGGGTTCAATTCTCCAACTAAAAGATGCCGTAAAAAATGTTGTTAATTGGGGAATCGCTTCAAAAGCACAAGCTATTAGTATGGCAAGCCTTATTCCTGCTATCTCTGTTGGTATTGATGATAAATGCGGACAAATCAAAAAAGGACATCAAGCTGATTTTATTGTCCTTGACAAAGAACTTGATTTACAAGCAACTTACTTAGGTGGCGAAAAAGTTTGGAACGCCTAA
- the glyQ gene encoding glycine--tRNA ligase subunit alpha, translating into MSKKLTFQEIILTLQQFWNDQGCMLMQAYDNEKGAGTMSPYTFLRAIGPEPWNAAYVEPSRRPADGRYGENPNRLYQHHQFQVVMKPSPSNIQELYLESLEKLGINPLEHDIRFVEDNWENPSTGSAGLGWEVWLDGMEITQFTYFQQVGGLQTGPVTSEVTYGLERLASYIQEVDSVYDIEWAPGVKYGEIFLQPEFEHSKYSFEISNQDMLLENFEKFEAEAKRCLDEHLVHPAYDYVLKCSHTFNLLDARGAVSVTERAGYIARIRNLARVVAKTFVAERKRLGYPLLDEATREKLLKEDAE; encoded by the coding sequence ATGTCTAAAAAATTGACGTTTCAAGAAATTATTTTGACTTTGCAACAATTTTGGAATGACCAAGGTTGTATGTTGATGCAAGCTTATGACAATGAAAAAGGTGCTGGTACAATGAGTCCCTACACTTTCCTTCGTGCCATTGGTCCGGAACCATGGAATGCGGCTTATGTTGAACCATCACGTCGTCCAGCTGACGGTCGTTACGGTGAAAATCCTAACCGTCTTTACCAACACCACCAATTCCAAGTGGTTATGAAACCATCACCATCAAACATTCAAGAACTTTACCTTGAATCATTGGAAAAATTAGGAATTAATCCCCTAGAACACGACATTCGTTTCGTTGAAGATAACTGGGAGAACCCATCAACTGGTTCAGCTGGTCTTGGTTGGGAAGTTTGGCTTGATGGTATGGAAATCACTCAATTTACTTACTTCCAACAAGTTGGTGGTTTGCAAACAGGTCCTGTAACATCAGAAGTTACTTACGGTCTTGAACGTTTGGCATCTTACATTCAAGAAGTGGATTCTGTCTATGATATTGAATGGGCACCAGGTGTTAAATATGGTGAAATCTTCCTTCAACCAGAATTTGAACATTCAAAATATTCATTTGAAATTTCTAATCAAGATATGCTTCTTGAAAACTTTGAAAAATTTGAAGCAGAAGCAAAACGTTGCTTGGATGAACACCTCGTACACCCAGCTTATGACTACGTTTTGAAATGTTCACACACTTTCAACTTGCTTGATGCGCGTGGTGCGGTTTCTGTAACAGAACGTGCTGGTTACATCGCTCGTATTCGTAACTTGGCTCGTGTTGTTGCCAAAACATTTGTGGCAGAACGTAAACGCCTTGGTTACCCATTGCTTGATGAAGCAACACGTGAAAAATTATTGAAGGAGGATGCTGAATAA
- the glyS gene encoding glycine--tRNA ligase subunit beta — protein MAKNLLVELGLEELPAYVVTPSEKQLGDRMAAFLNEKRLAFEGIQTFSTPRRLAVRVTGLADAQTDLTEDFKGPSKKIALDADGNFTKAAQGFVRGKGLTTDDIEFREVKGEEYVYVTKHEAGKAAKEVLVDIPEILSAMTFPVNMHWANNTFEYIRPVHTLTVLLDDEALDLDFLDIHSGRVSRGHRFLGHETEIASADSYEEDLRRVFVIADAKERQDMIVNQIKDIEKAQNVQVEIDDELLNEVLNLVEYPTAFMGSFDTKYLEVPEEVLVTSMKNHQRYFVVRDQAGKLMPNFISVRNGNAEYLENVIKGNEKVLVARLEDGEFFWREDQKLKIADLVAKLDNVTFHEKIGSLSEHMKRSKVIAAYLAEKAGASAEESKALARAAEIYKFDLLTGMVGEFDELQGIMGEKYALLAGEDAAVATAIREHYLPNSADGDLPETKVGALLALADKLDTILSFFSVGLIPSGSNDPYALRRATAGVVRIMDAFGLKIPMDELIDNLYALSFDSLTYEHKAEVMDFIRARVEKMMSKSVSKDIKEAVLAGSNFVVAEMLEAADALVEVSKAADYKAAVESLSRVFNLAEKAPADLTVDASLFENDEEKALAQAAAELNLSGSASDKLAQLFALSPVIDKFFDNTMVMVDNEAVKNNRLAILAELTAKASSVAAFNKLNTK, from the coding sequence ATGGCTAAAAATTTACTTGTAGAACTTGGTTTAGAAGAATTACCAGCTTACGTGGTTACTCCAAGTGAAAAACAACTTGGCGATCGTATGGCAGCATTTTTGAACGAAAAACGTTTGGCATTTGAAGGCATTCAAACTTTCTCTACACCACGTCGTTTGGCTGTTCGTGTGACTGGTCTTGCTGATGCGCAAACTGATTTAACAGAAGATTTTAAAGGTCCTTCTAAGAAAATCGCATTGGACGCTGACGGTAACTTCACAAAAGCGGCTCAAGGATTTGTCCGTGGTAAAGGGTTGACAACTGACGATATTGAATTCCGCGAAGTTAAAGGCGAAGAGTATGTTTACGTTACAAAACACGAAGCAGGAAAAGCTGCCAAAGAAGTGCTTGTTGACATTCCAGAAATCTTGTCAGCAATGACTTTCCCAGTAAACATGCACTGGGCAAATAACACATTTGAATACATCCGTCCTGTTCACACATTGACTGTTCTTCTTGATGATGAAGCTCTTGACCTTGATTTCTTGGATATTCATTCAGGTCGTGTTAGCCGTGGACACCGTTTCCTTGGTCATGAAACAGAAATTGCTAGCGCTGATTCATACGAAGAAGACTTGCGTAGAGTCTTTGTTATCGCCGACGCTAAAGAACGTCAAGACATGATTGTTAACCAAATCAAAGACATTGAAAAAGCACAAAACGTCCAAGTTGAAATCGATGACGAATTGCTTAACGAAGTCCTTAACTTGGTTGAATACCCAACTGCTTTCATGGGAAGCTTTGATACGAAATATCTTGAAGTACCAGAAGAAGTGCTTGTCACATCAATGAAAAACCACCAACGTTACTTTGTTGTCCGTGACCAAGCTGGTAAATTAATGCCAAACTTCATCTCAGTTCGTAACGGTAATGCTGAGTACCTTGAAAATGTCATTAAAGGTAATGAAAAAGTGCTCGTGGCTCGTTTGGAAGACGGTGAATTCTTCTGGCGTGAAGACCAAAAACTTAAAATTGCTGACCTTGTGGCAAAACTTGACAACGTTACATTCCACGAAAAAATCGGTTCACTTTCTGAACACATGAAACGCAGCAAAGTAATTGCAGCTTACCTTGCCGAAAAAGCTGGCGCTTCTGCCGAAGAAAGCAAAGCTCTTGCTCGTGCTGCTGAAATTTATAAATTCGACTTATTGACTGGTATGGTTGGTGAATTTGATGAATTGCAAGGTATCATGGGTGAAAAATATGCCCTTCTTGCAGGCGAAGATGCCGCAGTAGCAACAGCTATTCGTGAACACTACCTTCCAAATTCAGCTGACGGTGACCTTCCAGAAACTAAAGTTGGTGCTCTTTTGGCACTTGCTGATAAATTGGATACTATCTTGTCATTCTTCTCAGTTGGCTTGATTCCGTCAGGTTCAAATGACCCATATGCTCTTCGTCGTGCAACAGCTGGTGTTGTTCGTATCATGGATGCCTTTGGTTTAAAAATTCCAATGGATGAATTGATTGACAACCTTTACGCCTTGTCATTTGATAGCTTGACTTATGAACACAAAGCAGAAGTTATGGATTTCATCCGTGCGCGTGTTGAAAAAATGATGAGCAAATCAGTTTCTAAAGATATTAAAGAAGCTGTTCTTGCTGGTTCAAACTTTGTTGTGGCTGAAATGCTTGAAGCTGCTGATGCTCTTGTTGAAGTAAGCAAAGCTGCTGATTATAAAGCCGCCGTTGAAAGTCTTTCACGTGTATTCAATCTTGCTGAAAAAGCGCCAGCTGACCTAACTGTGGATGCGAGCTTGTTTGAAAATGATGAAGAAAAAGCTTTGGCACAAGCTGCAGCAGAATTGAACTTGTCAGGTAGCGCTAGTGATAAATTGGCACAATTATTCGCTTTAAGCCCAGTTATCGACAAATTCTTTGACAATACAATGGTAATGGTGGATAATGAAGCTGTTAAAAATAATCGCTTGGCTATCCTTGCTGAATTGACTGCAAAAGCTAGCAGCGTAGCAGCATTTAACAAATTGAATACCAAATAA
- a CDS encoding DUF896 family protein — MNEKKIQRINELARKKKTVGLTGAEKVEQAELRKEYIEGYRRSLLHHIAGIKLVDEEGNDVTPEKLKQLQRERGLHGRSLDDPNS, encoded by the coding sequence ATGAATGAAAAAAAGATTCAACGCATTAATGAACTTGCGCGTAAGAAAAAAACAGTTGGTTTGACAGGTGCTGAAAAAGTTGAACAAGCTGAGCTTCGCAAAGAGTACATTGAAGGGTATCGTCGCTCACTTCTTCACCATATCGCAGGGATTAAACTTGTTGATGAAGAAGGAAATGATGTGACACCAGAAAAACTAAAACAACTTCAACGCGAACGTGGTTTGCATGGCAGAAGCCTTGACGACCCAAATTCGTAA
- a CDS encoding BglG family transcription antiterminator, producing MNKKQLQFDRLLAVLHQNSDYITAKSLSEQLNLSEKTVYRLVKEINQNYFPDELIIKKRGRGFKLNRLKNYATLINSKQNDFTPASRQLQILERLLTISPKKLLIYDLAQEYYVSDSVIMKDKIEIQKRLNPFHLKISTRTGYIFITGSELDIRRALADLVPTFSMIDIDNLSNTTNQSHFDLELAKIILEEIDQIETDLQARLPYPYNVNIFSHLYIMLERLKISSRKIANAEVVDIKMTDYDDSILKESKKIINDIGNRLGRSIDDLEINYLYQYLYSSRFQLSTHQQKIEFSTRVVSVTKFYFKKMEMTKSESINEQSPMFIDLANHISPLLRRLDNKIYIKNNMLHDIKDRYADIFNQTEKVSLEMTEQFGFSMLSADEIGFLTLYFVRFKELNPTPIKAVVMCSSGIGISELLKVKIETAFQNLDIVKVVSSQNIKEILQNYPDIQLVITSVSLQEMLNVKTILVSALLTDEDKKNIQNAIREINYGN from the coding sequence ATGAATAAAAAACAATTACAATTTGATAGATTGCTAGCAGTATTGCATCAGAATTCAGATTATATCACGGCAAAATCTTTATCCGAACAATTGAATTTATCTGAAAAAACGGTTTATCGTCTTGTAAAGGAAATAAATCAAAACTATTTTCCTGATGAACTTATCATAAAAAAGAGAGGACGTGGTTTTAAACTTAATAGACTTAAAAATTATGCTACTTTAATAAATTCTAAGCAAAATGATTTTACACCAGCTAGTAGGCAACTTCAAATTTTGGAGAGATTGTTAACGATATCACCTAAAAAATTACTTATATATGACTTAGCACAAGAGTATTATGTCAGTGATTCCGTTATTATGAAAGATAAAATCGAGATTCAAAAGCGACTCAATCCCTTTCATTTAAAAATCTCAACTCGGACAGGCTATATTTTTATAACAGGTTCAGAATTGGATATTCGTAGAGCATTAGCGGATTTGGTACCAACGTTTAGCATGATTGATATTGACAATTTGTCTAATACTACTAACCAAAGTCATTTTGATTTAGAGCTTGCTAAAATTATTTTGGAAGAAATTGACCAAATTGAGACGGATTTACAGGCAAGGTTACCATACCCATACAATGTTAATATTTTTTCTCATCTTTACATTATGCTTGAACGGTTAAAAATTTCTAGTCGTAAAATCGCTAACGCAGAAGTAGTGGATATCAAGATGACAGATTACGATGACTCAATTCTCAAAGAAAGTAAAAAGATTATAAATGATATTGGGAATCGTTTAGGGAGGAGTATTGATGATTTAGAAATTAATTATCTCTATCAATACTTGTATTCGTCAAGATTTCAACTTAGTACACATCAGCAAAAAATTGAATTTTCAACGCGTGTTGTTTCTGTAACAAAATTTTATTTTAAAAAGATGGAAATGACAAAGTCAGAATCAATAAATGAACAATCTCCTATGTTTATTGATTTGGCAAACCATATCAGTCCATTGTTAAGAAGATTAGATAATAAAATTTATATCAAAAATAATATGTTGCATGATATTAAAGACCGTTATGCTGATATTTTTAATCAGACAGAGAAAGTTTCTCTGGAGATGACAGAACAATTTGGTTTTTCAATGTTAAGTGCTGATGAAATTGGCTTTTTGACGTTATATTTTGTTCGTTTCAAAGAATTAAACCCAACTCCCATAAAAGCGGTTGTGATGTGTTCATCGGGAATTGGCATTTCAGAACTGCTTAAAGTGAAAATTGAAACAGCTTTTCAAAATCTTGATATTGTTAAAGTAGTATCTTCTCAAAATATCAAAGAAATTTTGCAAAATTATCCAGATATTCAATTGGTTATCACGAGTGTTAGTTTGCAAGAAATGTTAAACGTAAAGACAATTCTTGTAAGTGCCTTATTAACAGATGAAGATAAAAAGAATATTCAAAATGCAATAAGGGAGATTAATTATGGTAACTGA
- a CDS encoding PTS sugar transporter subunit IIA — translation MVTDLYQYVSNQNFNNRQEVYEYLASQIDSQTLSQQEIESKFLEREAMGNIEIAQGVVLPHFTNENVQDKIFIVRLSEPILNWSKGIAKVNIVIALVINSQTAFKIRPQIQNLIQHLIDEQFIELLMTGSQLEIKNYLKQ, via the coding sequence ATGGTAACTGATTTATATCAATACGTTTCTAACCAAAATTTCAATAATCGGCAAGAAGTTTATGAATATTTAGCATCTCAAATTGACAGTCAAACCCTAAGTCAGCAAGAGATAGAAAGTAAATTCTTAGAACGTGAAGCGATGGGAAATATTGAAATCGCACAAGGTGTTGTTTTACCGCATTTCACCAATGAGAATGTTCAAGATAAAATCTTCATTGTACGTCTTTCGGAACCTATTTTGAATTGGTCTAAAGGTATTGCAAAGGTAAATATTGTAATTGCTCTTGTGATTAATTCTCAAACAGCATTTAAAATACGTCCACAAATTCAAAATCTCATTCAGCATCTAATTGATGAGCAGTTTATTGAATTATTAATGACAGGCAGTCAATTGGAAATTAAGAATTATTTAAAACAATAG
- a CDS encoding PTS sugar transporter subunit IIA — translation MELLDKENIQLSSQKMNWEEAIRLTAQPLLTKGKIKESYIQAMIDKVKEYGPFINIGEYLALPHARPEEGVIETGISFLKLKYPVNLLDDPNHPVSIFICLAASDSSQHLEALMKLTKILSKKENLQVLLQSSNIEEISSLLEGV, via the coding sequence ATGGAGTTATTAGATAAAGAAAATATCCAGTTAAGTTCTCAAAAAATGAATTGGGAAGAGGCAATAAGATTAACGGCTCAACCTTTACTAACAAAAGGAAAAATTAAAGAGAGCTATATTCAGGCGATGATAGATAAGGTAAAAGAATACGGACCATTTATTAACATTGGAGAATATTTAGCTTTACCACATGCCCGACCGGAGGAGGGAGTTATTGAAACTGGTATATCTTTTCTGAAGTTAAAATATCCAGTAAATCTTTTAGATGACCCTAACCATCCAGTATCTATTTTTATTTGTTTGGCTGCTAGTGATAGTAGTCAACATCTAGAAGCATTGATGAAATTAACAAAAATTCTATCTAAGAAGGAAAATTTACAAGTATTGCTTCAATCATCAAATATTGAAGAAATTAGCTCATTGCTAGAAGGAGTGTAA
- a CDS encoding PTS sugar transporter subunit IIB, whose amino-acid sequence MKIFAVCQSGLGTSFMVQMNIESALQELGVDVEDFTVEHTDSGSVSGDMADYFFAEKTLVPALSNLPEEKIISLNSIIDADEIKQQVINILDKNAITHR is encoded by the coding sequence ATGAAAATTTTTGCAGTATGCCAAAGTGGTTTAGGAACAAGTTTTATGGTTCAAATGAATATTGAGTCAGCCCTACAAGAATTAGGAGTTGATGTAGAAGATTTTACAGTTGAGCATACAGATTCAGGAAGTGTTAGTGGAGACATGGCTGATTACTTCTTTGCTGAAAAGACTTTGGTTCCTGCTTTATCTAACCTACCAGAGGAAAAGATTATTTCGTTAAATTCTATCATTGATGCTGATGAAATAAAACAACAAGTAATTAATATACTAGATAAAAATGCTATTACACATCGGTAA
- a CDS encoding PTS ascorbate transporter subunit IIC, giving the protein MKSALNIFVSIVTQPAILVALIALIGLLLQKKKFSDVMSGTIKTIVGFLVLTGGSGILQNALAPFAKMFQVALNTQGVVPSNEAVVAIALQDYGSQTALIMLVGMIVNILLARFTRFKYLFLTGQAMMYVSCITAVILISAGIKANPIVIILGGLFEGTLLTITPALCQPFMKKITGNDNVAMGHTGNIGYAIAGWIGKWFGDKSKSTEDMDVPQSFSFLRDSTVSIMLLMSVVYVILALAAGTGYVEKELSDGTSAIVYAIIQAGTFTAGFVVVLQGVRMVLAEIVPAFQGIAKKWVPNSKPALDVPIIFSYAPNAVLIGFFTSFIVGTISMFIMIALHTTVIIPGVVGHFFCGAAAGIYGNSTGGRRGAVLGSAVNSLLISWLPLAILPLLGSLKMAASTFADTDYLIPGYILGKIGQLGSGALITAILAFVFIVIVISIILDKRTDSEL; this is encoded by the coding sequence ATGAAAAGTGCTTTAAATATATTTGTTTCTATAGTTACTCAACCTGCCATTTTAGTAGCTCTCATTGCTTTAATTGGTTTACTTTTACAAAAGAAAAAATTCTCTGATGTAATGTCAGGGACAATTAAAACAATAGTTGGATTTCTTGTTTTAACAGGTGGTTCAGGGATTTTGCAGAATGCCTTGGCTCCTTTTGCAAAAATGTTTCAAGTAGCTCTAAATACTCAAGGTGTTGTTCCTAGTAATGAAGCTGTTGTTGCGATTGCTTTACAAGATTATGGAAGTCAAACAGCTTTAATTATGTTGGTTGGAATGATTGTTAATATTCTATTGGCACGCTTTACACGTTTTAAATATTTATTTTTAACAGGTCAAGCTATGATGTATGTTTCTTGTATTACAGCTGTTATTTTGATAAGTGCTGGTATCAAAGCGAATCCTATAGTTATCATACTTGGAGGGTTATTTGAAGGAACGTTACTGACAATCACTCCCGCTCTTTGTCAACCTTTTATGAAAAAAATTACTGGTAATGATAATGTTGCCATGGGACATACAGGAAATATTGGTTATGCTATAGCTGGTTGGATTGGAAAATGGTTTGGTGATAAATCAAAATCTACAGAGGATATGGATGTTCCACAATCATTTAGTTTTCTACGTGATTCAACAGTATCTATTATGTTATTAATGAGTGTAGTTTATGTCATCTTGGCACTGGCAGCTGGCACAGGTTATGTAGAAAAAGAATTGAGTGATGGAACAAGTGCGATTGTTTATGCAATTATTCAAGCAGGGACATTTACGGCAGGATTTGTAGTTGTTCTACAAGGTGTTCGTATGGTACTAGCAGAAATCGTTCCAGCATTTCAAGGTATTGCTAAAAAATGGGTACCAAATTCTAAACCAGCATTGGATGTGCCAATTATCTTTTCTTATGCACCAAATGCAGTATTGATTGGCTTTTTTACTAGTTTTATTGTTGGCACAATTTCAATGTTTATAATGATTGCTCTTCATACTACGGTTATTATTCCAGGTGTAGTTGGACACTTCTTCTGTGGAGCTGCAGCAGGTATTTACGGAAATTCTACTGGTGGTAGAAGAGGAGCTGTTCTTGGCTCTGCTGTTAATAGTTTACTTATAAGTTGGTTACCATTGGCTATTTTACCATTACTTGGTTCTCTTAAAATGGCAGCTTCAACATTTGCTGATACAGATTATCTAATTCCAGGCTATATCTTAGGAAAAATTGGACAATTGGGGTCAGGTGCACTTATTACAGCAATCCTCGCTTTTGTATTTATTGTAATTGTAATAAGTATTATTCTTGATAAACGAACAGATTCTGAATTGTAA